In Apus apus isolate bApuApu2 chromosome 25, bApuApu2.pri.cur, whole genome shotgun sequence, the following proteins share a genomic window:
- the TBX21 gene encoding T-box transcription factor TBX21, with product MEGYAELYAGAEGVYSPGAATLCPRTGPLCALPGYRAAGKVQVMLNNYPLWAKFHKHQTEMIITKQGRRMFPFLSFNLSGLNPVAHYSVCVDVVLVDQHHWRYQGGKWVQCGKAEGNMPGNRLYLHPDSPNTGAHWMRQEVSFGKLKLTNNKGAANNVGQMIVLQSLHKYQPRLHVTEVKEGEGEDTDPSPRTHTFAFPETQFIAVTAYQNADITQLKIDHNPFAKGFRDNFDSMYTASEGDRFTPSPPEGPGCQQLLPAPRFQPFLPEQYPLPPGRFFGGDRGGPLPPKEPPRWFFTPPQPPAAGTLEYGGYEAGYGGGKLVPYGVKPFTLPPAPHSSLPYYPEGPGGFGAGGGWSSGQYGPKGNPGALGWYRELRGEEKGKETEGWAPPAASGDSSDSGLYECKRRRVSPYPSSTENSPPRNGDLYEKDPGVDSGYYGFYSN from the exons ATGGAGGGTTACGCGGAGCTGTACGCGGGTGCCGAGGGGGTTTACTCCCCCGGGGCCGCCACGCTGTGCCCCCGTACCGGGCCGCTCTGTGCCCTGCCCGGTTACCGGGCGGCCGGTAAGGTGCAGGTGATGCTCAACAACTACCCGCTCTGGGCCAAGTTCCACAAGCACCAGACCGAGATGATCATCACCAAGCAGGGCAG gcGCATGTTCCCGTTCCTCAGCTTCAACCTCTCGGGGCTCAACCCCGTGGCCCACTACAGTGTCTGCGTGGACGTGGTCCTGGTGGACCAGCACCACTGGCGCTACCAGGGCGGCAAGTGGGTCCAGTGCGGCAAAGCCGAGGGCAACATGCCCG GGAACCGGCTGTACCTGCATCCCGACTCTCCCAACACGGGGGCGCACTGGATGCGGCAGGAGGTTTCCTTCGGGAAGCTGAAACTCACCAACAACAAGGGCGCAGCCAACAACGTCGGGCAG ATGATCGTGCTGCAATCGCTGCACAAGTACCAGCCCCGGCTGCACGTGACGGAGGTGAAGGAGGGGGAGGGCGAGGACACGGACCCCTCCCCACGCACTCACACCTTCGCCTTCCCTGAGACCCAGTTCATCGCTGTCACCGCCTACCAGAACGCCGAC atCACCCAGCTGAAGATCGACCACAACCCTTTTGCCAAAGGATTCCGGGACAACTTCGACTc gatgTACACGGCCTCGGAGGGCGATCGCTTCACCCCATCCCCCCCGGAGGGTCCTGgttgccagcagctcctgccagccccccgcttccagcccttcctgccCGAGCAGTACCCGCTGCCCCCCGGGCGCTTCTTCGGTGGTGACCGGGGGGGTCCGCTGCCCCCCAAAGAACCCCCGCGCTGGTTTTTCacccccccacagccccccgcCGCTGGGACGCTGGAGTATGGTGGCTATGAAGCGGGGTACGGGGGGGGCAAGTTGGTGCCCTACGGGGTGAAGCCCTTCACCCTGCCTCCCGCCCCCCACTCCTCCCTGCCCTACTACCCCGAGGGGCCGGGGGGCTTCGGGGcgggagggggctggagctccGGGCAATACGGTCCTAAGGGCAACCCCGGAGCTCTGGGCTGGTACCGGGAACTCcggggggaggagaaggggaaagagaCGGAGGGCTGGGCCCCCCCCGCGGCATCGGGGGACTCCTCGGACTCAGGGCTCTACGAGTGTAAACGGCGACGGGTGTCCCCGTACCCCTCCAGCACCGAAAACTCCCCCCCCCGGAACGGGGACCTCTACGAGAAGGACCCGGGGGTCGATAGTGGCTACTACGGCTTCTACAGCAACTGA
- the OSBPL7 gene encoding oxysterol-binding protein-related protein 7 isoform X1, with translation MGSHEKDPSSPKRALSRSNSTVSSKHSSVQQQGSESWEVVEEPRVRGSLGQEPQRHEGYLLKKRKWPLKGWHKRYFVLENGILKYSTTHQDVLKGKLHGAIDIRQSVMSINKKAQRVDLDTEENIYHLKIKSPELFASWVSSLCSHHRGEKPESCPRGGPGGRTPTTTQGPWTRILPSGSAPALSTLASSRDKVDAWLKDSEGLERCSAELSECQAKLQELTAMLQNLEALHRIPSAPLISGSQPPPATERPKKGRRTTKIWCTQSFAKDDTIGRVGRLHGSVPNLSRYLEPSQSQLPFSLPPEYAQLQRSFWVLAQKVHGSLSSVVTALVAERARLEEMRRGLDRQRSAPGPGSAGPALRRFHSLSVSSDTTLDSFASLHPDEPDALPPKAREQQLSNRSIVSLADSHTEFFDACEVFLSASSSEHEPSDDESCISEATNSACEDAAEPGGPGRPPTGAEAPGLPMEPVELPGPDPQRRSCLPAPPAPPGDVSLWGLLRSSVGKDLSRVALPVQLNEPLNTLQRLCEELEYSGLLDRASRARDPRQRLVYVAAFAVSAYASTYYRAGSKPFNPVLGETYECVRPDRGFRFISEQVSHHPPISACHAESDNFIFWQDMRWKNKFWGKSLEIVPMGTVNVQLPRTGDHFEWNKVTTCIHNVLSGPRWIEHYGEVLIRNTRDTSYHCKVTFCKARYWGAGTNEVQGVVLSRSGAVVERLAGKWHEELHRGAAAGHCVWRATPMPPDHERNYGFTQFALELNELTPELRRVLPSTDTRLRPDQRYLEEGNVAAAEVQKRQIEQLQRDRRRVMEENNITHQARFFRRLTDANGKESWVTNNTYWKLRLDPGFAHLDSAVLW, from the exons ATGGGCAGCCACGAGAAGGACCCGTCCTCTCCAAAAAGGGCCCTGTCACGCTCCAACAGCACCGTGTCTTCCAAGCACAGCAGCGTTCAGCAG cagggctcagagagctgggaggtggtggaggagcCACGTGTgaggggcagcctgggccaggagCCGCAGCGGCACGAGGGCTACCTGctcaagaagagaaaatggccCCTGAAGGGCTGGCACAAG AGGTACTTTGTGCTGGAGAATGGCATCCTGAAATACTCCACCACGCACCAGGAT GTCCTCAAGGGCAAACTGCACGGAGCCATTGACATCCGTCAGTCCGTCATGTCCATCAACAAGAAGGCACAGCGGGTCGACCTGGACACGGAGGAGAACATCTACCACCTCAAG ATCAAGTCCCCGGAGCTCTTTGCCAGCTGGGtgagcagcctctgctcccatCACCGGGGGGAGAAGCCTGAGTCCTGCCCCagggggggtcccggggggaGGACCCCCACCACCACACAG GGTCCATGGACACGGATCCTGCCCTCAGGCAGTGCCCCTGCCCTCTCCACCCTTGCCAGCTCCCGGGACAAGGTGGATGCTTGGCTGAAGGACAGCGAGGGGCTGGAGCGCTGCTCGGCCG AGCTGTCGGAGTGCCAGGccaagctgcaggagctgaCAGCCATGCTGCAGAACCTGGAGGCCCTGCACCGCATCCCCTCGGCCCCCCTCATCTCCGGCAGCCAG cccccaCCTGCCACCGAGAGGCCCAAGAAAGGCAGGAGGACCACCAAGATCTGGTGCACCCAGAGCTTTGCCAAGGATGACACCATCGGCAGG GTGGGACGCCTGCACGGCTCCGTCCCCAACCTCTCCCGTTACCTGGAGCCATCCCAGAGCCAGCTGCCCTTCAGCCTCCCCCCGGAGTACGCCCAACTGCAGAGGAGCTTCTGGGTCCTGGCCCAGAAAG TGCACGGCTCGCTCAGCAGCGTGGTGACCGCCCTGGTGGCCGAGAGAGCCCGTCTGGAGGAGATGCGGCGGGGGCTGGACCGGCAGCGCTCGGCCCCGGGTCCCGGCAGCGCCggg CCCGCCCTGCGCCGCTTCCACTCCCTCTCCGTCTCCTCCGACACCACCCTGGATTCCTTCGCCTCGCTGCACCCCGATGAG CCGGACGCGCTGCCGCCCAAGGCGcgggagcagcagctctccaacCGCAGCATCGTCTCCCTGGCCGATTCCCACACCGAGTTCTTCGATGCCTGCGAGgttttcctctctgccagctcctccgAGCACGAG CCTTCAGACGATGAGTCCTGCATCAGCGAGGCCACCAACAGCGCCTGCGAGGACGCGGCTGAgccgggggggccgggccgccccccgACAG GAGCAGAGGCTCCAGGGCTGCCGATGGAGCCGGTGGAGCTGCCGGGGCCGGACCCGCAGCGGCGGAGCTGcctgcccgccccccccgccccccccggggATGTCAGCCTGTGGGGGCTTCTGCGGAGCAGCGTGGGCAAGGACCTGTCCCGGGTGGCTCTGCCCGTGCAGCTCAACGAGCCCCTCAACACGCTGCAGCGGCTCTGCGAGGAGCTGGAGTACAGCGGGCTGCTGGACAGGGCCAGCCGTGCCCGGGACCCCCGGCAGCGCCTG GTCTACGTGGCCGCCTTCGCCGTGTCTGCCTACGCCTCCACCTACTACCGGGCGGGCAGCAAACCCTTCAACCCGGTGCTGGGAGAGACCTACGAGTGCGTGCGGCCCGACCGAGGGTTCCGCTTCATCAGCGAGCAG GTCAGCCACCACCCCCCCATCTCCGCCTGCCACGCTGAGTCTGACAACTTCATCTTCTGGCAAG ACATGAGGTGGAAGAACAAATTCTGGGGCAAGTCCCTGGAGATCGTCCCCATGGGCACAGTCAATGTCCAGCTGCCCAG GACCGGGGACCACTTCGAGTGGAACAAGGTGACAACGTGTATCCACAACGTCCTCAGCGGCCCCCGCTGGATCGAGCACTACGGGGAGGTGCTGATCCGCAACACCCGGGACACGTCCTATCACTGCAAGGTCACCTTCTGCAAG GCCCGGTACTGGGGCGCGGGGACCAACGAGGTGCAGGGGGTGGTGCTGAGCCGCAGCGGGGCCGTGGTGGAGCGTCTGGCCGGGAAGTGGCACGAGGAGCTGCACCGCGGGGCCGCCGCGGGCCACTGCGTCTGGAGAGCCA cccccatgCCCCCCGACCACGAGAGGAACTACGGGTTCACCCAGTTTGCTCTGGAGCTGAACGAGCTGACGCCGGAGCTGCGGAGGGTCCTGCCCTCCACCGACACCCGCCTGCGCCCCGACCAGCG GTACCTGGAGGAAGGCAACGTGGCAGCAGCCGAGGTGCAGAAGCGACAGATCGAGCAGCTGCAGCGGGACCGGCGCCGGGTCATGGAGGAGAACAACATCACCCACCAGGCTCGCTTCTTcag GCGGCTGACGGATGCCAACGGCAAAGAGTCCTGGGTCACCAACAACACCTACTGGAAGCTGCGCCTGGACCCCGGCTTTGCCCACCTGGACAGTGCGGTGCTCTGGTAG
- the OSBPL7 gene encoding oxysterol-binding protein-related protein 7 isoform X2 encodes MGSHEKDPSSPKRALSRSNSTVSSKHSSVQQGSESWEVVEEPRVRGSLGQEPQRHEGYLLKKRKWPLKGWHKRYFVLENGILKYSTTHQDVLKGKLHGAIDIRQSVMSINKKAQRVDLDTEENIYHLKIKSPELFASWVSSLCSHHRGEKPESCPRGGPGGRTPTTTQGPWTRILPSGSAPALSTLASSRDKVDAWLKDSEGLERCSAELSECQAKLQELTAMLQNLEALHRIPSAPLISGSQPPPATERPKKGRRTTKIWCTQSFAKDDTIGRVGRLHGSVPNLSRYLEPSQSQLPFSLPPEYAQLQRSFWVLAQKVHGSLSSVVTALVAERARLEEMRRGLDRQRSAPGPGSAGPALRRFHSLSVSSDTTLDSFASLHPDEPDALPPKAREQQLSNRSIVSLADSHTEFFDACEVFLSASSSEHEPSDDESCISEATNSACEDAAEPGGPGRPPTGAEAPGLPMEPVELPGPDPQRRSCLPAPPAPPGDVSLWGLLRSSVGKDLSRVALPVQLNEPLNTLQRLCEELEYSGLLDRASRARDPRQRLVYVAAFAVSAYASTYYRAGSKPFNPVLGETYECVRPDRGFRFISEQVSHHPPISACHAESDNFIFWQDMRWKNKFWGKSLEIVPMGTVNVQLPRTGDHFEWNKVTTCIHNVLSGPRWIEHYGEVLIRNTRDTSYHCKVTFCKARYWGAGTNEVQGVVLSRSGAVVERLAGKWHEELHRGAAAGHCVWRATPMPPDHERNYGFTQFALELNELTPELRRVLPSTDTRLRPDQRYLEEGNVAAAEVQKRQIEQLQRDRRRVMEENNITHQARFFRRLTDANGKESWVTNNTYWKLRLDPGFAHLDSAVLW; translated from the exons ATGGGCAGCCACGAGAAGGACCCGTCCTCTCCAAAAAGGGCCCTGTCACGCTCCAACAGCACCGTGTCTTCCAAGCACAGCAGCGTTCAGCAG ggctcagagagctgggaggtggtggaggagcCACGTGTgaggggcagcctgggccaggagCCGCAGCGGCACGAGGGCTACCTGctcaagaagagaaaatggccCCTGAAGGGCTGGCACAAG AGGTACTTTGTGCTGGAGAATGGCATCCTGAAATACTCCACCACGCACCAGGAT GTCCTCAAGGGCAAACTGCACGGAGCCATTGACATCCGTCAGTCCGTCATGTCCATCAACAAGAAGGCACAGCGGGTCGACCTGGACACGGAGGAGAACATCTACCACCTCAAG ATCAAGTCCCCGGAGCTCTTTGCCAGCTGGGtgagcagcctctgctcccatCACCGGGGGGAGAAGCCTGAGTCCTGCCCCagggggggtcccggggggaGGACCCCCACCACCACACAG GGTCCATGGACACGGATCCTGCCCTCAGGCAGTGCCCCTGCCCTCTCCACCCTTGCCAGCTCCCGGGACAAGGTGGATGCTTGGCTGAAGGACAGCGAGGGGCTGGAGCGCTGCTCGGCCG AGCTGTCGGAGTGCCAGGccaagctgcaggagctgaCAGCCATGCTGCAGAACCTGGAGGCCCTGCACCGCATCCCCTCGGCCCCCCTCATCTCCGGCAGCCAG cccccaCCTGCCACCGAGAGGCCCAAGAAAGGCAGGAGGACCACCAAGATCTGGTGCACCCAGAGCTTTGCCAAGGATGACACCATCGGCAGG GTGGGACGCCTGCACGGCTCCGTCCCCAACCTCTCCCGTTACCTGGAGCCATCCCAGAGCCAGCTGCCCTTCAGCCTCCCCCCGGAGTACGCCCAACTGCAGAGGAGCTTCTGGGTCCTGGCCCAGAAAG TGCACGGCTCGCTCAGCAGCGTGGTGACCGCCCTGGTGGCCGAGAGAGCCCGTCTGGAGGAGATGCGGCGGGGGCTGGACCGGCAGCGCTCGGCCCCGGGTCCCGGCAGCGCCggg CCCGCCCTGCGCCGCTTCCACTCCCTCTCCGTCTCCTCCGACACCACCCTGGATTCCTTCGCCTCGCTGCACCCCGATGAG CCGGACGCGCTGCCGCCCAAGGCGcgggagcagcagctctccaacCGCAGCATCGTCTCCCTGGCCGATTCCCACACCGAGTTCTTCGATGCCTGCGAGgttttcctctctgccagctcctccgAGCACGAG CCTTCAGACGATGAGTCCTGCATCAGCGAGGCCACCAACAGCGCCTGCGAGGACGCGGCTGAgccgggggggccgggccgccccccgACAG GAGCAGAGGCTCCAGGGCTGCCGATGGAGCCGGTGGAGCTGCCGGGGCCGGACCCGCAGCGGCGGAGCTGcctgcccgccccccccgccccccccggggATGTCAGCCTGTGGGGGCTTCTGCGGAGCAGCGTGGGCAAGGACCTGTCCCGGGTGGCTCTGCCCGTGCAGCTCAACGAGCCCCTCAACACGCTGCAGCGGCTCTGCGAGGAGCTGGAGTACAGCGGGCTGCTGGACAGGGCCAGCCGTGCCCGGGACCCCCGGCAGCGCCTG GTCTACGTGGCCGCCTTCGCCGTGTCTGCCTACGCCTCCACCTACTACCGGGCGGGCAGCAAACCCTTCAACCCGGTGCTGGGAGAGACCTACGAGTGCGTGCGGCCCGACCGAGGGTTCCGCTTCATCAGCGAGCAG GTCAGCCACCACCCCCCCATCTCCGCCTGCCACGCTGAGTCTGACAACTTCATCTTCTGGCAAG ACATGAGGTGGAAGAACAAATTCTGGGGCAAGTCCCTGGAGATCGTCCCCATGGGCACAGTCAATGTCCAGCTGCCCAG GACCGGGGACCACTTCGAGTGGAACAAGGTGACAACGTGTATCCACAACGTCCTCAGCGGCCCCCGCTGGATCGAGCACTACGGGGAGGTGCTGATCCGCAACACCCGGGACACGTCCTATCACTGCAAGGTCACCTTCTGCAAG GCCCGGTACTGGGGCGCGGGGACCAACGAGGTGCAGGGGGTGGTGCTGAGCCGCAGCGGGGCCGTGGTGGAGCGTCTGGCCGGGAAGTGGCACGAGGAGCTGCACCGCGGGGCCGCCGCGGGCCACTGCGTCTGGAGAGCCA cccccatgCCCCCCGACCACGAGAGGAACTACGGGTTCACCCAGTTTGCTCTGGAGCTGAACGAGCTGACGCCGGAGCTGCGGAGGGTCCTGCCCTCCACCGACACCCGCCTGCGCCCCGACCAGCG GTACCTGGAGGAAGGCAACGTGGCAGCAGCCGAGGTGCAGAAGCGACAGATCGAGCAGCTGCAGCGGGACCGGCGCCGGGTCATGGAGGAGAACAACATCACCCACCAGGCTCGCTTCTTcag GCGGCTGACGGATGCCAACGGCAAAGAGTCCTGGGTCACCAACAACACCTACTGGAAGCTGCGCCTGGACCCCGGCTTTGCCCACCTGGACAGTGCGGTGCTCTGGTAG
- the OSBPL7 gene encoding oxysterol-binding protein-related protein 7 isoform X3, which translates to MGSHEKDPSSPKRALSRSNSTVSSKHSSVQQQGSESWEVVEEPRVRGSLGQEPQRHEGYLLKKRKWPLKGWHKRYFVLENGILKYSTTHQDVLKGKLHGAIDIRQSVMSINKKAQRVDLDTEENIYHLKIKSPELFASWVSSLCSHHRGEKPESCPRGGPGGRTPTTTQGPWTRILPSGSAPALSTLASSRDKVDAWLKDSEGLERCSAELSECQAKLQELTAMLQNLEALHRIPSAPLISGSQPPPATERPKKGRRTTKIWCTQSFAKDDTIGRVGRLHGSVPNLSRYLEPSQSQLPFSLPPEYAQLQRSFWVLAQKVHGSLSSVVTALVAERARLEEMRRGLDRQRSAPGPGSAGPALRRFHSLSVSSDTTLDSFASLHPDEPDALPPKAREQQLSNRSIVSLADSHTEFFDACEVFLSASSSEHEPSDDESCISEATNSACEDAAEPGGPGRPPTGAEAPGLPMEPVELPGPDPQRRSCLPAPPAPPGDVSLWGLLRSSVGKDLSRVALPVQLNEPLNTLQRLCEELEYSGLLDRASRARDPRQRLVYVAAFAVSAYASTYYRAGSKPFNPVLGETYECVRPDRGFRFISEQVSHHPPISACHAESDNFIFWQDMRWKNKFWGKSLEIVPMGTVNVQLPRTGDHFEWNKVTTCIHNVLSGPRWIEHYGEVLIRNTRDTSYHCKVTFCKARYWGAGTNEVQGVVLSRSGAVVERLAGKWHEELHRGAAAGHCVWRATPMPPDHERNYGFTQFALELNELTPELRRVLPSTDTRLRPDQRDVCVSCVVPPPHLVPTPGTWRKATWQQPRCRSDRSSSCSGTGAGSWRRTTSPTRLASSGG; encoded by the exons ATGGGCAGCCACGAGAAGGACCCGTCCTCTCCAAAAAGGGCCCTGTCACGCTCCAACAGCACCGTGTCTTCCAAGCACAGCAGCGTTCAGCAG cagggctcagagagctgggaggtggtggaggagcCACGTGTgaggggcagcctgggccaggagCCGCAGCGGCACGAGGGCTACCTGctcaagaagagaaaatggccCCTGAAGGGCTGGCACAAG AGGTACTTTGTGCTGGAGAATGGCATCCTGAAATACTCCACCACGCACCAGGAT GTCCTCAAGGGCAAACTGCACGGAGCCATTGACATCCGTCAGTCCGTCATGTCCATCAACAAGAAGGCACAGCGGGTCGACCTGGACACGGAGGAGAACATCTACCACCTCAAG ATCAAGTCCCCGGAGCTCTTTGCCAGCTGGGtgagcagcctctgctcccatCACCGGGGGGAGAAGCCTGAGTCCTGCCCCagggggggtcccggggggaGGACCCCCACCACCACACAG GGTCCATGGACACGGATCCTGCCCTCAGGCAGTGCCCCTGCCCTCTCCACCCTTGCCAGCTCCCGGGACAAGGTGGATGCTTGGCTGAAGGACAGCGAGGGGCTGGAGCGCTGCTCGGCCG AGCTGTCGGAGTGCCAGGccaagctgcaggagctgaCAGCCATGCTGCAGAACCTGGAGGCCCTGCACCGCATCCCCTCGGCCCCCCTCATCTCCGGCAGCCAG cccccaCCTGCCACCGAGAGGCCCAAGAAAGGCAGGAGGACCACCAAGATCTGGTGCACCCAGAGCTTTGCCAAGGATGACACCATCGGCAGG GTGGGACGCCTGCACGGCTCCGTCCCCAACCTCTCCCGTTACCTGGAGCCATCCCAGAGCCAGCTGCCCTTCAGCCTCCCCCCGGAGTACGCCCAACTGCAGAGGAGCTTCTGGGTCCTGGCCCAGAAAG TGCACGGCTCGCTCAGCAGCGTGGTGACCGCCCTGGTGGCCGAGAGAGCCCGTCTGGAGGAGATGCGGCGGGGGCTGGACCGGCAGCGCTCGGCCCCGGGTCCCGGCAGCGCCggg CCCGCCCTGCGCCGCTTCCACTCCCTCTCCGTCTCCTCCGACACCACCCTGGATTCCTTCGCCTCGCTGCACCCCGATGAG CCGGACGCGCTGCCGCCCAAGGCGcgggagcagcagctctccaacCGCAGCATCGTCTCCCTGGCCGATTCCCACACCGAGTTCTTCGATGCCTGCGAGgttttcctctctgccagctcctccgAGCACGAG CCTTCAGACGATGAGTCCTGCATCAGCGAGGCCACCAACAGCGCCTGCGAGGACGCGGCTGAgccgggggggccgggccgccccccgACAG GAGCAGAGGCTCCAGGGCTGCCGATGGAGCCGGTGGAGCTGCCGGGGCCGGACCCGCAGCGGCGGAGCTGcctgcccgccccccccgccccccccggggATGTCAGCCTGTGGGGGCTTCTGCGGAGCAGCGTGGGCAAGGACCTGTCCCGGGTGGCTCTGCCCGTGCAGCTCAACGAGCCCCTCAACACGCTGCAGCGGCTCTGCGAGGAGCTGGAGTACAGCGGGCTGCTGGACAGGGCCAGCCGTGCCCGGGACCCCCGGCAGCGCCTG GTCTACGTGGCCGCCTTCGCCGTGTCTGCCTACGCCTCCACCTACTACCGGGCGGGCAGCAAACCCTTCAACCCGGTGCTGGGAGAGACCTACGAGTGCGTGCGGCCCGACCGAGGGTTCCGCTTCATCAGCGAGCAG GTCAGCCACCACCCCCCCATCTCCGCCTGCCACGCTGAGTCTGACAACTTCATCTTCTGGCAAG ACATGAGGTGGAAGAACAAATTCTGGGGCAAGTCCCTGGAGATCGTCCCCATGGGCACAGTCAATGTCCAGCTGCCCAG GACCGGGGACCACTTCGAGTGGAACAAGGTGACAACGTGTATCCACAACGTCCTCAGCGGCCCCCGCTGGATCGAGCACTACGGGGAGGTGCTGATCCGCAACACCCGGGACACGTCCTATCACTGCAAGGTCACCTTCTGCAAG GCCCGGTACTGGGGCGCGGGGACCAACGAGGTGCAGGGGGTGGTGCTGAGCCGCAGCGGGGCCGTGGTGGAGCGTCTGGCCGGGAAGTGGCACGAGGAGCTGCACCGCGGGGCCGCCGCGGGCCACTGCGTCTGGAGAGCCA cccccatgCCCCCCGACCACGAGAGGAACTACGGGTTCACCCAGTTTGCTCTGGAGCTGAACGAGCTGACGCCGGAGCTGCGGAGGGTCCTGCCCTCCACCGACACCCGCCTGCGCCCCGACCAGCG CGATGTGTGTGTCTCCTGTgtcgtcccccccccccacctcgtGCCCACCCCAGGTACCTGGAGGAAGGCAACGTGGCAGCAGCCGAGGTGCAGAAGCGACAGATCGAGCAGCTGCAGCGGGACCGGCGCCGGGTCATGGAGGAGAACAACATCACCCACCAGGCTCGCTTCTTcag GCGGCTGA
- the MRPL10 gene encoding 39S ribosomal protein L10, mitochondrial produces the protein MAAPSGGTWRRAWLPALHLVRRGSKAVTRHWKAMHFQRQKLMAVTEYVPPRPAVPPRCLPRQKGPAQEDDGYARVLRRQAEQVFREHRLVAVCQYNSMPGEDVVLMRHYLRKHNIEVKFILNEIIRPFLSQSKYKNLLPLFVGRNILLVSQDTKVKEMLRVLKGVPQINLLGACIDDTILSRQGVENFAKLPSLEAAQGQTAGALALLPSQTSSLLQRGPAHLMALLDQHILQLQAGQTETPPETPPAQSSGAH, from the exons ATGGCGGCGCCGAGCGGCGGGACCTGGCGGCGGG cctggctgcccgCCCTGCACTTGGTCCGTCGCGGCTCCAAAGCGGTCACCCGGCACTGGAAAGCCATGCACTTCCAGCGCCAGAAGCTGATGGCTGTCACCGAGTACGTGCCCCCCCGCCCGGCCGTCCCGCCGCGCTGCCTGCCCCGCCAGAAGGGACCGGCCCAGGAG GACGACGGGTACGCGCGGGTCCTGCGGCGGCAGGCGGAGCAGGTGTTCCGGGAGCACCGGCTGGTCGCCGTCTGCCAGTACAACTCCATGCCTGGGGAGGACGTGGTGCTGATGAGGCATTACCTCCGGAAGCACAACATTGAGGTCAAGTTCATCCTGAACGAG ATCATCAGACCCTTCCTGTCCCAGTCCAAGTACAAGAACCTGCTCCCTCTCTTTGTGGGGCGGAATATCCTGCTGGTGAGCCAGGACACCAAGGTGAAGGAGATGCTGCGGGTGCTGAAGGGAGTGCCCCAGATCAACCTCCTGG gtGCCTGCATCGACGACACCATCCTGAGCAGGCAGGGGGTGGAGAACTTTGCCAAGCTGCCCTCCctggaggctgcccagggccagACAGCAGGTGCCCTggccctcctgccctcccagacctcctccctgctccagcgCGGCCCCGCGCACCTCATGGCTCTCCTGGACCAGCacatcctccagctgcaggctgggcagaCAGAGACACCCCCTGAAACACCCCCTGCCCAGAGCTCAGGGGCTCACTga